One Triticum dicoccoides isolate Atlit2015 ecotype Zavitan chromosome 5B, WEW_v2.0, whole genome shotgun sequence genomic window carries:
- the LOC119312639 gene encoding uncharacterized protein LOC119312639, whose protein sequence is MPETSLRMRRSGDAMDSSPYFCLDDLWESFREWSAYGAGVPLVLNGGDSVIQYYVPYLSAIQLYADPSRPVASTSSESSSETDAAQNGVLQSEDGDAFVSASFPIFEHLERDPPYGREPLTDKVSVLADRFPALKTFRSCDLLPSSWMSVAWYPIYRIPTGPTLKDLDACFLTFHCLATPSKDSHPTTPACPGFEGIGHCTTATGRLSLPAFGLASYKLRSSLWASNGAPEQESVTSLMQEADNWLRCVQVDHPDFRFFVSHFGATWR, encoded by the exons ACAAGCTTGAGGATGCGGAGGAGTGGAGATGCCATGGATTCATCTCCTTACTTCTGTCTTGATGATCTCTGGGAGTCTTTCAGGGAGTGGAGTGCTTATGGGGCTGGTGTTCCCCTGGTGTTAAATGGCGGTGACTCTGTGATACAATATTATGTGCCATATCTCTCTGCTATCCAGCTGTATGCTGATCCATCTAGACCTGTTGCAAGTACCAG CAGTGAGAGTAGCAGTGAAACTGATGCTGCTCAAAATGGTGTCTTACAAAGTGAGGATGGCGATGCTTTTGTATCTGCAAGTTTTCCTATATTTGAGCATCTGGAGCGGGATCCTCCGTATGGCAGAGAGCCTTTAACAGACAAG GTATCAGTTCTTGCGGATAGATTTCCAGCTTTAAAGACATTCAGAAGCTGTGACTTGCTGCCATCCAGTTGGATGTCTGTTGCATG GTACCCCATATATAGAATCCCGACAGGACCGACGCTGAAGGACCTGGACGCTTGCTTCTTGACATTCCATTGCCTGGCAACACCTTCCAAGG ATAGCCATCCCACCACACCAGCATGCCCCGGCTTCGAGGGAATCGGGCACTGCACCACCGCAACGGGCAGGCTTTCCCTGCCCGCCTTCGGGCTGGCGTCCTACAAGCTCCGCAGCTCCCTGTGGGCGTCCAACGGCGCCCCAGAGCAGGAGAGCGTCACCTCGCTGATGCAGGAGGCGGACAACTGGCTCCGCTGCGTACAGGTGGACCACCCGGACTTCCGGTTCTTCGTGTCCCACTTCGGCGCGACGTGGAGATGA
- the LOC119312640 gene encoding uncharacterized protein LOC119312640, with protein MRDLEEFRGSSAAGPPRNVGGGSGGSSAVTTPSWWAGDPEAKRRRRVAAYKAYAVEARVKASLRRGLRWIKDRCTGIVHHRR; from the coding sequence atGAGGGATCTGGAGGAGTTCCGGGGCTCGTCGGCGGCGGGGCCGCCGCGGaatgtcggcggcggcagcggggggtcgtcggcggtgaCCACGCCGTCGTGGTGGGCGGGCGACCCGGAGGCCAAGCGCCGGCGGCGGGTGGCCGCCTACAAGGCCTACGCCGTGGAGGCCAGGGTCAAGGCGTCGCTCCGCCGCGGCCTCCGCTGGATCAAGGACCGCTGCACCGGCATCGTCCACCACCGCCGGTGA
- the LOC119312642 gene encoding phosphoribosylformylglycinamidine cyclo-ligase, chloroplastic/mitochondrial-like — protein MGADRLLHLVRAPAAAPAGPLRGHPQPHSRVRLPTTPAAGMRRVAVSCSGSGSGSGPADEEGMTYKGAGVDIDAGTELVRRIRRLAPGIGGFGGLYPHGDEYLVAGTDGVGTKLKLAFETGIHDTIGIDLVAMSVNDIVTSGAKPLFFLDYYATSKLDVDLAEKVIKGIVDGCQQSDCILLGGETAEMPDFYKEGEYDLSGFAVGAVKKDKVIDGKNIVEGDVLIGLPSSGVHSNGFSLARRVLDKSGLSLTDPLPRNDGVTTTVGEALMAPTVIYVKQVLEIISKGGVKGLAHITGGGFTDNIPRVFPKGLGAKIVTGSWQVLPVFQWLQQVGKIEDAEMLRTFNMGVGMVLVVSKDAADRILEESSPAYRIGEVIQGEGVQYV, from the exons ATGGGCGccgaccgcctcctccacctcgTCCGCGCGCCGGCGGCCGCCCCAGCGGGCCCCCTCCGCGGCCACCCCCAGCCGCACAGCCGGGTCCGCCTCCCCACGACGCCCGCCGCCGGGATGCGCCGCGTCGCCGTCtcctgctccggctccggctccggctccggccccGCCGACGAGGAAGGCATGACCTACAAGGGCGCCGGCGTGGACATAGACGCCGGCACCGAGCTCGTGCGCCGCATCCGCAGGCTGGCCCCCGGGATTGGCGGCTTCGGCGGCCTCTACCCCCACG GGGATGAGTATCTTGTGGCTGGCACTGATGGAGTTGGGACGAAGCTGAAGCTCGCGTTTGAGACCGGTATTCATGATACCATCGGGATTGACCTG GTTGCTATGAGTGTCAATGACATTGTAACTTCGGGTGCGAAGCCATTGTTCTTCCTCGATTACTATGCTACGAGCAAGCTCGATGTTGACCTTGCAGAGAAG GTTATCAAGGGGATTGTGGATGGATGCCAGCAATCAGATTGTATTCTGCTGGGAGGAGAG ACCGCCGAAATGCCTGATTTCTACAAGGAAGGTGAATATGATCTGAGTGGTTTTGCTGTGGGTGCGGTAAAGAAGGATAAGGTCATTGACGGTAAAAACATTGTGGAGGGGGATGTCCTGATTGGCCTTCCTTCCAGTGGGGTTCATTCGAACGGGTTCTCTCTCGCTAGGAG AGTACTGGACAAAAGTGGACTCTCCTTGACTGATCCTCTCCCAAGAAATGATGGTGTAACAACTACTGTTGGTGAAGCTCTCATGGCACCAACTGTCATCTATGTCAAGCAG GTACTTGAGATTATCAGCAAGGGTGGGGTAAAAGGACTAGCCCATATTACTGGTGGTGGCTTCACTGATAATATCCCAAGAGTATTTCCTAAAGGACTTGGGGCGAAAATTGTCACTGGGTCGTGGCAAGTGCTGCCTGTGTTCCAGTGGCTTCAACAG GTTGGCAAAATCGAAGATGCGGAGATGCTGCGAACGTTCAACATGGGCGTCGGGATGGTCCTTGTAGTAAGCAAAGACGCAGCGGACAGAATCCTCGAAGAGTCGAGCCCCGCTTACCGCATCGGAGAGGTGATCCAGGGCGAGGGGGTTCAGTACGTCTGA